Proteins co-encoded in one Arthrobacter sp. ERGS1:01 genomic window:
- a CDS encoding ABC transporter permease — MSTLVNSKSTHDPVEDRQASEPHEQPPRRRGLLRGASGWMLAAPSLFLLATLFLGAMVMLFENSFHVVRFGQPDQTGSIGTWAEFLTSGYRWGGVLETLRIASLSTVIAVAVGVPTAYGLHKIKSVPWRYVGLFIVFAPLMTSVVARTYGWSLLLDDHGLLNSMLTSVGLPALQLLYARPSVVIALVHIFLPFIVFPVMSSLGQLDGAVADAAGDLGASRITTFRRVTLPLIAPGIIGGAQIVFAMSMSSFATPSLLGGGRVAVLATMVYSDVNNVQWPMASVTSFVLLVLALVVLGLFTAAQKKFSFGGQLGVTGLGDTKGLRIGMKVWLTAIYIFVLSPLFIIVVSSFSSASYGAWPIPGWSMKWYQNLMTQDGLAEATYASLYIAVWSTAIVMVVGTMASLAFHRYSSKVMNGAQVFSLAPMVVPKVTIGLGAFLLLNTVGAFQGITGVILMHVIIMLPFVVIVLTAALARTDATLDEAARDLGANPWMAFRASTLFAIKPSLIAATIFAFIISFDEVDMTVFLLRPGQETLPVWMFVYMQKYQDPTLAALATILISLSLVLAAVAALFLFKGTRKPARP, encoded by the coding sequence ATGTCGACCTTGGTGAATTCTAAGTCGACGCACGATCCGGTGGAGGACCGGCAGGCCAGCGAGCCGCACGAACAGCCGCCGCGCAGGCGCGGACTGTTGCGCGGTGCTTCGGGCTGGATGCTTGCGGCACCAAGCCTGTTCCTGCTGGCCACCCTCTTCCTGGGTGCGATGGTCATGCTGTTTGAAAATTCGTTCCACGTTGTCCGGTTCGGCCAGCCTGACCAAACCGGATCGATCGGCACATGGGCTGAGTTCCTCACCAGCGGCTACCGGTGGGGCGGGGTGCTTGAGACCCTCCGGATTGCGTCACTGTCGACCGTGATCGCGGTGGCCGTGGGAGTTCCAACGGCCTACGGCCTGCACAAGATCAAGAGCGTGCCGTGGCGATATGTGGGACTCTTCATCGTATTTGCGCCGCTGATGACAAGCGTGGTGGCCAGGACGTATGGATGGAGCCTGCTGCTGGATGACCACGGCCTGCTCAACTCCATGCTGACCTCGGTGGGCTTGCCCGCCCTGCAATTGCTGTACGCACGCCCCTCGGTGGTGATTGCGCTGGTACACATATTCCTGCCGTTCATCGTGTTTCCCGTGATGAGCTCGCTGGGCCAGCTCGACGGCGCGGTGGCGGACGCCGCCGGCGATCTGGGGGCATCGCGCATCACGACGTTCAGACGGGTGACCCTGCCGCTCATTGCGCCCGGGATTATTGGCGGTGCACAGATTGTGTTTGCCATGTCGATGAGTTCCTTTGCCACCCCATCCCTCCTGGGCGGAGGGCGGGTGGCAGTGCTGGCAACCATGGTGTATTCGGACGTCAACAACGTTCAATGGCCCATGGCGTCCGTCACGAGCTTTGTTCTACTGGTCCTTGCACTGGTGGTTCTGGGACTGTTCACGGCGGCGCAAAAGAAATTCTCCTTTGGCGGGCAGCTTGGCGTGACCGGCCTTGGCGACACGAAGGGCCTGCGCATCGGGATGAAGGTGTGGCTCACCGCAATCTACATATTCGTTTTGTCCCCACTTTTCATTATTGTCGTTTCGTCCTTCTCATCGGCCTCCTACGGTGCGTGGCCCATCCCCGGATGGTCAATGAAGTGGTACCAAAACCTGATGACCCAGGACGGTCTTGCCGAGGCAACATACGCGAGTTTGTATATCGCCGTATGGTCCACGGCCATCGTGATGGTAGTGGGCACCATGGCCAGCCTGGCGTTCCACCGCTATTCCTCAAAAGTCATGAACGGTGCCCAGGTGTTTAGCTTGGCACCCATGGTTGTGCCGAAGGTGACCATCGGCCTGGGCGCCTTCCTGCTGCTAAATACCGTAGGAGCCTTTCAGGGAATCACGGGTGTCATCCTGATGCACGTGATCATCATGTTGCCATTCGTTGTCATCGTTCTGACCGCTGCCCTGGCCAGGACGGACGCCACCCTCGATGAGGCGGCGCGGGACTTGGGTGCGAACCCGTGGATGGCGTTTAGGGCTTCGACGCTCTTTGCGATCAAGCCGTCATTGATCGCCGCCACGATATTTGCTTTCATCATCAGTTTTGACGAAGTAGACATGACGGTCTTCCTGTTGCGGCCGGGCCAGGAAACCCTGCCCGTCTGGATGTTTGTTTACATGCAGAAATACCAGGACCCAACCTTGGCAGCCCTGGCCACGATTCTCATCAGCCTTTCCCTCGTCCTGGCGGCGGTTGCCGCACTGTTCCTCTTCAAAGGAACCAGGAAGCCCGCCCGCCCATAA
- a CDS encoding ABC transporter ATP-binding protein translates to MHSQEKDIEVSDLRKVYAGGVVGLDRISLNIKKGSYFSLLGPSGCGKSTLLRILSGLEEPTAGTVKIRNEPIRAASGRQRATNLVFQRLALFPQMTVAKNIAFGPKVHGKSRAEIKRIVAEKLELVELSAMANRYPHQISGGQQQRVAIARALANEPAVLLLDEPLSSLDFKLRVQMQHALKKIQKNSGTTFVYVTHDQLEAFTMSDEIAVMSAGKVEQVGSPLEIYNNPATEFVATFVGDTNVFRGEMKDGRFHTEGLAVDLDEPGRVITVRPEFVSLFEGAAPEAPNRFDGTISEITFGGSRIRYEIRLAGGRTVLSERPTDASFLPIVGQRIKFGWTSGSAVILAH, encoded by the coding sequence ATGCATTCTCAAGAAAAAGACATTGAAGTCAGTGACTTGCGCAAGGTGTACGCCGGCGGAGTCGTGGGACTTGACCGCATTTCGTTGAACATCAAGAAGGGCTCGTACTTCTCGCTCCTTGGCCCGTCGGGGTGCGGAAAGTCCACCCTGCTTCGCATCCTCTCCGGCTTGGAAGAACCCACGGCCGGGACGGTGAAGATCCGCAACGAGCCGATCCGTGCCGCCAGCGGCCGCCAACGGGCCACCAACCTGGTCTTCCAGCGGCTGGCGCTCTTTCCGCAAATGACCGTCGCAAAGAACATTGCTTTTGGGCCAAAAGTCCACGGAAAGTCGCGAGCCGAAATCAAGCGGATCGTGGCGGAAAAACTCGAGTTGGTCGAACTTTCCGCCATGGCCAACCGCTATCCGCACCAAATATCCGGCGGCCAGCAGCAGCGGGTGGCCATTGCACGGGCCCTGGCCAACGAGCCGGCCGTGCTGTTGCTGGATGAGCCGCTTAGTTCCCTTGATTTCAAGCTCAGGGTCCAAATGCAGCACGCCCTCAAAAAGATCCAAAAGAATTCCGGCACGACTTTTGTCTACGTCACCCATGACCAGCTTGAAGCGTTCACCATGTCCGACGAAATTGCCGTCATGAGTGCCGGAAAAGTCGAACAGGTGGGCAGCCCGCTGGAAATTTACAACAACCCGGCTACCGAATTTGTCGCCACTTTCGTGGGGGACACCAACGTTTTCCGCGGAGAGATGAAGGACGGCCGATTCCATACGGAGGGTCTTGCCGTTGACCTCGATGAGCCAGGCCGGGTCATCACCGTCAGGCCCGAATTCGTCTCGCTTTTCGAGGGTGCCGCGCCGGAGGCACCCAACCGCTTCGACGGCACCATCTCGGAAATAACGTTTGGCGGATCCCGCATCCGGTACGAAATCCGCCTGGCCGGAGGACGTACGGTGCTGTCCGAACGGCCCACCGACGCGTCGTTCCTGCCAATTGTCGGGCAGCGCATCAAATTTGGCTGGACTTCCGGCTCTGCAGTGATCTTGGCCCATTAA
- a CDS encoding IclR family transcriptional regulator encodes MSGSPKTSYMGRILDILELATVSPDGPLTLSEIAAQAHVPLSTTSRLLAQLEEWGFLTGNDAGRYEPGGRLVRMSVTVAAQLHSPAHLLEATKSLAAATGESVTGGLIVGTKMIIVARTESEHPLRAVNRIGELISPVRAALGKAVMSRQSEEQQLELLRGAGYGDPAAELANLSDELEEVRRVGYAVDEETFAPGLRCRAAPILGVDGRAIGGLSIGGPASRFTREIAADTIAMLFEQTQLLSGIGKG; translated from the coding sequence GTGAGTGGAAGTCCAAAGACAAGCTACATGGGTCGAATCCTGGACATCCTCGAACTGGCAACAGTCTCCCCGGATGGACCGCTCACACTGTCGGAGATCGCCGCCCAGGCTCACGTGCCGTTGTCGACGACATCCCGCCTGCTTGCCCAGTTGGAGGAGTGGGGATTTCTCACCGGCAACGACGCCGGGCGCTACGAGCCCGGCGGGCGACTAGTCAGGATGTCGGTGACCGTCGCGGCCCAACTCCACAGCCCCGCGCATCTATTGGAAGCAACCAAGTCTCTAGCGGCCGCAACAGGTGAAAGCGTCACCGGTGGACTGATCGTTGGAACAAAGATGATCATCGTGGCAAGGACCGAAAGCGAACACCCGTTGCGCGCCGTCAACAGGATTGGCGAGCTCATCTCACCCGTGCGGGCAGCTCTCGGCAAAGCCGTCATGTCCCGGCAAAGCGAAGAGCAGCAACTTGAGCTGCTTCGCGGCGCGGGCTATGGGGATCCGGCTGCGGAACTGGCGAATCTCTCCGATGAACTCGAAGAGGTGCGCCGGGTTGGGTATGCGGTCGACGAAGAAACCTTTGCCCCGGGTCTGCGCTGCCGCGCGGCACCGATCCTGGGCGTCGACGGCCGCGCCATTGGGGGATTGTCGATTGGCGGCCCGGCCTCCAGGTTTACCCGCGAGATCGCAGCCGACACCATCGCGATGCTCTTTGAACAGACGCAACTTCTTTCCGGCATTGGCAAGGGTTAA
- a CDS encoding PucR family transcriptional regulator, producing the protein MRNPEIEDLVEQLALELGRGLSLEDLDGLLLAYSANQSHADRVRVNFLLSKRVPADVSAWQLSHGVSTAVRPVVVPANEELGMLGRVCVPLLVRGFRVGYLWVQQDVEEQSATAILAQLPAVRDSLDLLATLLLDSNTAESSLRRDREQQFLAAADGDKHALGVIAEWPEIRQRGPWQAATVYAGPGLERVTAGAPARDPLAAALVHRSAGLQATVGIDDALFSAGLGTHAVLLFRSTPGRTRHAAVRERYAAELTKRLGVPASNVVMGISEPFTSLRALPAACRESRIAAQAAVVDPALGQILDVRGAGVYEVLAGGAANPEDSVYYRLIRDRDGAAELFPVLELLYDSDGTVAGIADRLHLHRSTVYNRLSRVRGIIGADPLAGRVRLELHLALKAARWAARPRI; encoded by the coding sequence ATGCGAAATCCGGAGATCGAGGACCTTGTGGAGCAGCTGGCCCTGGAACTGGGCCGCGGGCTCTCCCTGGAGGACCTCGACGGGCTGTTGCTGGCCTACAGCGCCAACCAGTCCCATGCCGACCGGGTTCGGGTGAACTTCCTGCTGAGCAAGCGGGTGCCGGCCGACGTCAGCGCCTGGCAGCTCTCGCACGGGGTCTCCACCGCCGTCCGCCCCGTGGTGGTCCCGGCCAACGAGGAACTGGGCATGCTGGGCCGGGTGTGCGTGCCGCTTCTGGTGCGCGGCTTCCGCGTGGGCTACCTGTGGGTGCAGCAGGACGTCGAGGAACAAAGTGCGACGGCGATCCTGGCCCAGTTGCCGGCCGTGCGCGACTCGCTGGACCTGCTGGCCACGCTGCTGCTGGATTCCAACACGGCCGAATCCAGCCTTCGGCGCGACCGGGAGCAACAGTTCCTGGCCGCCGCGGACGGGGACAAGCACGCACTCGGGGTCATTGCCGAATGGCCGGAGATCCGCCAGCGCGGCCCCTGGCAGGCCGCCACGGTCTACGCCGGTCCCGGGCTGGAGCGGGTGACGGCGGGCGCGCCCGCACGGGACCCGCTCGCCGCGGCACTCGTGCACCGCAGCGCCGGGCTGCAGGCCACGGTGGGCATTGACGACGCCCTGTTCAGTGCCGGGCTGGGCACGCATGCCGTGTTGCTGTTCCGGTCCACGCCGGGCCGGACCCGGCACGCCGCCGTGCGGGAGCGCTACGCGGCCGAGTTGACGAAGCGGTTGGGGGTGCCGGCGTCGAACGTGGTGATGGGCATCAGCGAGCCGTTCACGTCCCTGCGTGCCCTGCCGGCCGCCTGCCGGGAATCACGGATCGCGGCCCAGGCTGCCGTGGTGGATCCGGCGCTGGGGCAGATCCTGGATGTGCGCGGCGCCGGCGTCTACGAGGTCCTGGCCGGCGGCGCCGCGAACCCGGAGGACAGCGTGTACTACCGGCTGATCCGGGATCGGGACGGCGCCGCGGAACTGTTCCCGGTGCTGGAGCTGCTGTACGACAGCGACGGCACCGTGGCCGGAATCGCCGACCGGCTGCACCTGCACCGATCCACCGTGTACAACAGGCTCTCGCGGGTGCGCGGGATCATCGGTGCTGACCCGCTGGCCGGCCGGGTCCGGCTGGAACTGCACCTGGCGCTGAAGGCCGCGCGCTGGGCGGCCCGGCCGCGGATCTAG
- a CDS encoding ABC transporter substrate-binding protein, which translates to MFFEKSADVTSAKSKQPELRLSRRSFLAGGVATAAAASLAACASPFAAGSTASGGGKKMTLTMFCFLGGDLAKMPKEFAKEYQASHPSVEIKFYEQSNSVGYGKMLAQRKVDPSQPLVNLGFFNTNTTVQGAGDKMWQKLDYSAMSNVADIAPSFHRKDQFGIGIGADQYGLVTNKTELPTAPDSWSALWDPAFKGKISMFGFPWYVVFMAAKMNGGSLENMEPGWKLWEEKASQIKLIVDSNPQYLNVLSSGTTPLTSYFNGTSYQWIEGGAPLQYTIPKEGAIPLPVMLQSVAGQSDAESEACQDIVNEMLSPKWAARWAETAVQLPANSKSVLPSKLASLPAFQPSTVEGFIDIDWDIVGKNNAAWTDRWNSDIVSKI; encoded by the coding sequence ATGTTTTTTGAAAAATCTGCAGATGTCACCTCTGCGAAATCAAAGCAGCCCGAACTTCGGTTGAGCCGGCGAAGCTTCCTGGCCGGAGGCGTCGCAACCGCGGCGGCGGCCTCCCTGGCGGCCTGCGCCTCACCCTTTGCCGCCGGCAGCACCGCATCCGGCGGCGGAAAGAAAATGACCCTGACCATGTTTTGCTTCCTCGGCGGCGACCTGGCAAAGATGCCAAAGGAATTCGCCAAGGAGTACCAGGCCTCGCACCCGAGCGTGGAGATTAAATTCTATGAGCAGTCGAATTCCGTCGGCTATGGGAAGATGTTGGCCCAACGCAAGGTGGATCCGTCACAGCCGTTGGTGAACTTGGGATTCTTCAACACCAACACCACCGTCCAGGGCGCCGGGGACAAAATGTGGCAGAAGCTGGATTACTCCGCGATGTCGAACGTTGCCGACATTGCGCCAAGCTTTCATCGGAAGGATCAGTTTGGCATCGGCATCGGCGCCGACCAATACGGCCTAGTGACCAACAAGACGGAGCTGCCAACGGCGCCGGACAGTTGGTCGGCACTGTGGGATCCGGCCTTCAAGGGCAAGATCAGCATGTTCGGCTTTCCCTGGTACGTGGTCTTCATGGCCGCCAAAATGAATGGCGGAAGTCTGGAAAACATGGAGCCGGGGTGGAAGCTGTGGGAGGAGAAGGCCTCCCAGATCAAGTTGATCGTCGATTCCAACCCGCAGTACTTGAACGTCCTCAGCTCGGGGACCACGCCCCTCACGTCATACTTCAACGGCACGTCGTACCAATGGATTGAGGGCGGGGCGCCGTTGCAGTACACGATCCCGAAGGAAGGCGCCATCCCGCTGCCGGTGATGCTGCAGTCGGTGGCCGGCCAAAGCGACGCAGAGTCCGAGGCTTGCCAGGACATTGTCAACGAAATGCTCTCGCCAAAGTGGGCTGCACGGTGGGCCGAAACGGCTGTCCAGCTCCCGGCTAACAGCAAGTCGGTGCTTCCGTCCAAGCTGGCGTCCCTGCCGGCCTTTCAACCCTCGACTGTCGAAGGTTTCATTGACATCGATTGGGACATTGTGGGCAAGAACAACGCGGCCTGGACCGATCGTTGGAACAGCGACATCGTCTCGAAGATCTGA
- the ald gene encoding alanine dehydrogenase produces MIIGVPKEIKNNEFRVAMTAAGVHELTRHGHTVLIERGAGVGSSIDDTEYSDAGAELVTDAAEVWGRADMVVKVKEPISVEYPYFRKGLVLFTYLHLAAEPELTRALMDSGVTAIAYETVQVGRTLPLLAPMSEVAGRLSVQVGAACLTAPAGGKGILLGGVPGVRPANVVILGAGVSGTNAAAMAIGAGADVTILDINISRLQELDAQYQSRLKTVASNTLEIERSLLAADLVIGSVLIPGAKAPKLVTNDLVSRMKPGSVLVDIAVDQGGCFEDTRPTTHADPTYKVHNSVFYCVANMPGAVPNTSTYALTNVTLRYAVALANLGVAAALEADAALAAGLNVAGGQVAHHSVSTAHGLPLAADWRQLV; encoded by the coding sequence ATGATCATCGGCGTTCCCAAGGAAATCAAGAACAACGAATTCCGCGTAGCCATGACGGCCGCCGGCGTGCACGAACTCACCCGCCACGGCCACACCGTGCTCATCGAGCGCGGCGCCGGCGTGGGCTCCAGCATTGATGACACCGAATACTCCGACGCCGGAGCCGAGCTGGTGACCGACGCCGCCGAGGTGTGGGGCCGGGCCGACATGGTGGTCAAGGTCAAGGAGCCCATCAGCGTCGAGTACCCGTACTTCCGCAAGGGCCTGGTGCTGTTCACCTACCTGCACTTGGCCGCCGAGCCGGAACTGACCCGCGCGCTCATGGACAGCGGCGTCACGGCCATCGCCTACGAGACCGTCCAGGTGGGCCGCACCCTGCCGCTGCTGGCACCCATGTCCGAGGTTGCCGGGCGCCTGTCCGTGCAGGTGGGCGCCGCATGCCTGACCGCCCCGGCCGGCGGCAAGGGCATCCTGCTCGGCGGCGTTCCCGGGGTCCGCCCCGCCAACGTGGTGATCCTGGGCGCCGGTGTCTCCGGCACCAACGCCGCCGCCATGGCCATTGGCGCAGGCGCCGACGTGACCATCCTGGACATCAACATCAGCCGGTTGCAGGAATTGGACGCCCAGTACCAGAGCCGCTTGAAGACGGTCGCCTCCAACACCCTGGAAATCGAACGTTCCCTCCTGGCTGCTGACCTGGTGATCGGCTCGGTGCTGATCCCCGGGGCCAAGGCGCCCAAGCTCGTCACGAACGACCTCGTCTCCCGCATGAAGCCCGGTTCAGTCCTGGTGGACATCGCCGTTGACCAGGGCGGCTGCTTCGAGGACACGCGCCCCACCACGCACGCGGACCCTACCTACAAGGTCCACAACTCGGTGTTCTACTGCGTGGCCAACATGCCCGGCGCGGTCCCCAACACCTCCACCTACGCGCTGACCAACGTGACCCTGCGCTACGCCGTGGCCCTGGCCAACCTGGGCGTCGCCGCGGCACTGGAGGCCGACGCCGCCCTGGCCGCGGGCCTGAACGTGGCCGGCGGCCAGGTGGCGCACCACTCGGTGTCCACCGCGCACGGACTGCCGCTCGCCGCCGACTGGCGCCAGCTGGTCTAG